The Sabethes cyaneus chromosome 1, idSabCyanKW18_F2, whole genome shotgun sequence DNA segment TGGTAGTGCTTTGTTGACGGCATTGGACACAAGCGagtttgctgctgcttctgctgttACTGTCTCTCTATCCTCCAGCAGTATGAGCATTGATGAAACTAAAAATTCGCAAATTCCACACTGCGCAGAAGAAGAAACAGACGAAAAAATGAGCGTTGACAACACCATAATATTAGACAGCGAAAGCAGCATAGAAAAAAACATGAGTTGCACCGAAACAGACCAGGATTTTAATAGCAGCAGTGAGCTggataaaaaaagcaaaaatgagTCACTGAAAATTGACGAGCTGGAACAAAAACTGAAGGAAGCGGAAATTCGCGAAGAAACATTACTCAAGCGAATTACGGAAAAGGATAAGACCATTTCAAAGATGAGCGGTGTTGTGGAAGCCTACGAGCGGGCAATTGCCGAGTTGATTGCCGAAAAAGAGCAAACAGCACAGAATTACGAAAAAACTTGCGAATCATTGAGGGCAGACAGTGACATCAATGCGCAACATTTGGAATCTCTGGAGAAAACATTCTCAGATCTGCACGCAAAATATGAACGCTTGAAGGCAATAACGGTGGAGTACAAGGAACGAGAGGAAGAACTGGTCACCGAACGCAACCGGTTCGAGGAAAATCTCCGAATGCAGGAAAAACGATACGAGAACATGAAGAGCCATGCCATGACTCAGCTGGAGATCGcgaacaacaaacttgccgagATAGTTCAGACTCACGCCCAGGAAATTACGAAGTTAAAGGCCTTGCTGAAGAAGGAGGAAGTCTATCGGGCCTCGATGAAGGAACAGCTGAGCCAGAAAGTGCGCGAGAACGAAGAACTGGTGAAAATTTGCGAAGAACTAATCAATGGCAGTGCCAATTAAGGCCAGGGTACACTTGTGAACTTGTGAGTTAAGTTCGAATACTATGTATTATAACACTTAAGTAGCAGCGATACACATGTTAATCTTTCAACATTCGTGTTTTTACTTACtcatgttttgattttttttttcaatgtgaAATTAGTCCCTTCGTGTTATGTTTATTGTTATTCTGTTCAGACACGGGTACATCTTACGTCATCATTCACACAcaaaaaaatgtaagtaaagtTGCTGTGAATTCAGACATCCTTTGCAATTAGGGCGGGGGAGAATTGCATATAGTCAATTTTGTTATTTCGATGGTAGTGTATGCTATAGAACTGTGTAATGACTCCCAACCGGAACAATCAATGTTTTGGTGAGTGAGACTATACAGTCAATAAATGTTATCCTGCTTGTGACGGCGCCATGCGCAGTCACGCAATCAGACGACCTTGATTGTGCATCGCATGCATACGGAAAAGTGCCTGATACCGCAGAATTATGGAGTGATGCACCAATATCAGTATGCTGTAAGCTAAGCTTTAAAGttacaagaatattttttccattgcaGAAACGCAAAGCCTCTCCAGAGAAGAAAGAGAGTGGCGAGCCAAAAGCGAAACGCGGTCGAGGACGTCCTCCGAAGAAGGGCGGCGCTGCCAAAAAAGCTGCACCCAAAGCAGCCGGTACCGGCAAGCGGGGCGCCCCGAAAAAGAAATAATTCAGTGCTAATCTTATTTTTATATGCTCGCAATTTTCAAGCGTACACACAAACACTCCCTCAGTAGGCTCTAGGTTAAGTCGACAATGTCTGTTCACTTACATTTTTTTAGTAAAGAAAACAATACCCTAAATGCCATTAGACGTGTTCCCCCCAAACAAATCACATCATCGTAAAATCAGTTCACACTTTTACAGTTGCTAATGGTAGAATAATGTAGTAAAAATGGCGGAAGTGTACCTAtaaaagtaaattttataaacAACATTAAATGCCTGACCGCCAGATAAGAGACAATTGTCAAGTTTGCATaggtaaatattttataacttaaagatgcatttatttcttttttcataatttCCCTTTTCCTGCGCATAACCTTACAGTAAGTGTACCAAGAGAAAACAGGAGTTTTAGCtaataaatgtatttgtaaaACGAACTACCTATTCGATATATTCGGTCTTATTATTGAACACATTAGGCCGCacgaataaaagagttagagcaaactctcccataagatttacacggaaaaagcaaagcaaactgttttattcagaCGGCCTATTATTTTTAGCTTGATCGGAGCTGTGCCATAGAGTATTCAA contains these protein-coding regions:
- the LOC128732846 gene encoding transforming acidic coiled-coil-containing protein 1; this encodes MSDNEAAANESGPEQSTQTPKKGRGRPKKAETPAEADSVESGRAEGTTPEPETVTEENFLTPKLQSADTCPQEFEFRAPPPPGSFEPVAPTALTSPVTAPEQAISILEDSQQQQRILSDNEFQPAQDFQFAASDFDCLLHRGGDNQQQVPRDSLLLKFDPLLKVPPSTLLGITEEEKSDGVGVELAPPLVETAPAAEEAEGGEVGSALLTALDTSEFAAASAVTVSLSSSSMSIDETKNSQIPHCAEEETDEKMSVDNTIILDSESSIEKNMSCTETDQDFNSSSELDKKSKNESLKIDELEQKLKEAEIREETLLKRITEKDKTISKMSGVVEAYERAIAELIAEKEQTAQNYEKTCESLRADSDINAQHLESLEKTFSDLHAKYERLKAITVEYKEREEELVTERNRFEENLRMQEKRYENMKSHAMTQLEIANNKLAEIVQTHAQEITKLKALLKKEEVYRASMKEQLSQKVRENEELVKICEELINGSAN